A window of the Bacillota bacterium genome harbors these coding sequences:
- a CDS encoding DUF3189 family protein, translating into MWVIYHGHYASSLPLLAAILHQHCYSTAVSSVGSETLPFLDCNCFEEHIFRALSHRNSAVLTYLGTDGGGNKILILGRNRFFTILERAIRAALVLSDTHDGVLFVNTSTCENYRIWLGLQLRQHLNRQLDLLGPSSFLTMILAPVRGLSDLLVEQGTRQAVPKILAQVRSLEVHLC; encoded by the coding sequence ATGTGGGTGATCTATCACGGCCATTATGCTTCCTCACTGCCTTTGCTGGCGGCTATCCTGCATCAGCACTGTTACTCAACTGCAGTTAGCAGTGTTGGTTCAGAAACGCTGCCTTTTTTGGATTGTAATTGTTTTGAGGAACACATCTTTCGGGCTCTTTCGCACAGGAATTCTGCTGTTCTCACATATTTAGGCACTGATGGCGGCGGAAATAAGATCTTGATATTGGGCCGAAATCGTTTCTTTACAATTTTGGAGCGAGCGATTCGAGCCGCGTTGGTTCTAAGCGATACCCATGACGGAGTGCTGTTTGTAAACACATCAACTTGTGAGAACTATAGAATCTGGCTGGGCTTACAATTACGGCAACATCTTAACCGACAACTGGATCTCCTTGGGCCGAGCAGCTTTTTGACCATGATACTTGCACCGGTCAGGGGACTAAGCGATCTGTTGGTAGAACAGGGTACCCGGCAGGCGGTTCCCAAAATCCTGGCCCAGGTTCGGAGTTTAGAGGTGCACTTATGCTAA
- a CDS encoding 2-oxoglutarate oxidoreductase, which yields MKLVFDRPRSLADVQTHYCPGCTHGVIHRLVAEAIDELDVAERTVGVAPVGCSVLAYNYFNLDFQEAAHGRAPAVATGIKRALPDRIVFTYQGDGDLASIGTAEIVHAANRGEAITVIYVNNAIYGMTGGQMAPTTLPGQKTTTSPYGRDVDFCGYPIRMAEMLSTLVAPQYIARVAVNSPANIQKAKRAIKKAFEIQVKNNGFALVEVLSTCPTNWGLAPEKALRWLEDNMMPYYPLGDFKVPKEVE from the coding sequence ATGAAACTAGTATTTGATCGCCCCCGTTCCTTGGCAGATGTACAGACCCACTATTGTCCCGGGTGTACTCATGGCGTAATTCACCGCTTGGTGGCCGAAGCCATTGACGAATTAGATGTGGCCGAGCGCACCGTTGGAGTGGCGCCCGTGGGCTGTTCAGTCTTGGCCTATAATTACTTTAACCTGGATTTCCAGGAAGCGGCGCATGGTCGAGCTCCTGCTGTAGCTACCGGCATCAAGCGGGCGCTTCCAGATCGCATTGTCTTTACGTATCAAGGGGACGGAGACTTGGCTTCTATCGGTACAGCTGAGATTGTGCATGCAGCTAATCGCGGTGAGGCTATCACTGTTATTTATGTCAATAACGCTATTTATGGCATGACCGGTGGGCAGATGGCGCCCACTACCTTACCCGGCCAAAAGACGACCACTTCGCCCTACGGCCGTGATGTAGATTTCTGTGGATATCCTATCCGTATGGCCGAAATGCTATCCACCCTTGTTGCTCCGCAATATATTGCTCGGGTAGCAGTCAACTCTCCGGCCAATATCCAAAAAGCAAAACGAGCTATCAAGAAAGCCTTTGAAATTCAAGTTAAGAACAACGGTTTCGCCTTAGTGGAAGTTCTGTCCACTTGTCCTACGAACTGGGGTCTTGCACCTGAAAAAGCTCTAAGATGGCTTGAAGACAATATGATGCCATACTACCCCTTAGGTGACTTCAAGGTTCCCAAGGAGGTGGAGTAG
- a CDS encoding 2-oxoacid:ferredoxin oxidoreductase subunit gamma, whose translation MQHEFIFAGFGGQGVLLMGQLLAHAAMDEGKKVSWIPSYGPEMRGGTANCTVIVSEREIGSPVVSSPSCVVAMNLPSLDKFEKAVKPGGVLVINSSLVTREPKRQDVTVVKVPATGVANELGNARVANMVALGAVVEATGVVTPDSVLEALRKNLPAHRQNLLPLNREAIEKGRDAARK comes from the coding sequence ATGCAACATGAGTTTATCTTTGCTGGTTTCGGTGGTCAGGGTGTATTGCTCATGGGCCAGCTACTAGCCCACGCAGCCATGGATGAGGGTAAGAAAGTATCCTGGATTCCGTCGTACGGACCGGAGATGCGGGGCGGTACCGCTAACTGCACTGTGATTGTCTCGGAACGCGAAATCGGCTCACCGGTGGTAAGCAGTCCAAGTTGCGTTGTCGCTATGAATCTACCTTCACTGGATAAGTTTGAGAAGGCAGTGAAGCCCGGCGGTGTGCTGGTAATTAATTCTTCCTTGGTAACCCGTGAGCCCAAACGGCAGGATGTAACCGTAGTTAAGGTGCCTGCTACCGGAGTTGCCAATGAATTGGGGAACGCTCGGGTAGCCAACATGGTGGCCTTAGGCGCGGTGGTAGAAGCTACCGGGGTGGTGACTCCCGACAGTGTGTTGGAAGCACTAAGAAAAAACCTACCAGCACACAGACAGAATCTCCTCCCGCTTAACAGAGAAGCGATTGAAAAAGGACGAGACGCTGCTAGAAAGTAG
- a CDS encoding DUF512 domain-containing protein, which produces MPGLEIARVCADSIANELGLVPGDRITEVNGKPLEDLIAFIFACADEKLSVTVTKKDGGQELLVIDKDQHDELGLVFAEAASDGIRHCNNNCCFCFVDQMPPNLRPSLYVKDDDWRLSVLQGNFITLTNIKPKDMQRLVAEHLGPLYISVHTLNGRLRSQMMGNPTAAAIKGQLTALARAKVEMHCQIVLCPGLNDAAELERTVEGLARLYPAVASVAAVPVGLTKFRNNLLPLKSYNKESALELINWAADKQAAFRRKFGCTFFYLSDEFYGLAEQEVPPASHYDGFPQLENGVGLTRQFLDDLAALPSSMIVSENKQDIMLVTGVAAANTIRQLADWCNCVMGWKAQVTIVQNSFWGPNVTAAGLLTGRDVICALQSASPADHIFLPQAMFSADGLTIDNLSLQEMDQALGARPKIAHLPCQLWPQLAERSERDD; this is translated from the coding sequence TTGCCAGGATTAGAGATAGCCAGGGTATGTGCAGACAGCATAGCTAACGAGTTAGGACTGGTGCCGGGTGACAGAATCACCGAGGTAAATGGCAAGCCTCTGGAGGATCTGATTGCTTTTATCTTTGCCTGTGCCGACGAGAAGCTGTCTGTGACCGTGACTAAGAAAGACGGTGGGCAGGAGCTACTGGTAATAGACAAAGATCAACATGATGAGCTCGGCTTAGTATTTGCAGAGGCGGCCTCTGACGGCATCCGGCACTGTAATAACAACTGTTGTTTTTGCTTTGTCGACCAGATGCCACCAAATTTGAGACCCAGCTTGTATGTTAAAGATGATGATTGGCGGCTATCAGTCTTGCAGGGCAATTTTATCACTCTCACTAACATTAAGCCCAAAGATATGCAGCGTTTAGTGGCTGAGCATCTCGGCCCACTCTATATTTCGGTCCACACCCTAAATGGACGGTTGCGCAGCCAAATGATGGGAAATCCAACAGCAGCTGCCATAAAAGGGCAGCTGACTGCTTTAGCCAGAGCTAAGGTAGAAATGCATTGCCAGATAGTACTTTGCCCCGGACTAAATGACGCTGCGGAACTTGAACGCACCGTGGAAGGATTGGCCCGACTTTACCCTGCGGTAGCGTCCGTAGCCGCAGTCCCGGTAGGACTAACCAAGTTCCGCAACAATCTTCTACCCCTGAAATCTTATAATAAAGAAAGCGCCTTGGAACTAATTAATTGGGCAGCCGACAAGCAAGCTGCCTTCCGTCGGAAATTTGGTTGCACGTTCTTTTATCTTAGCGATGAGTTCTATGGGCTGGCAGAACAAGAAGTACCACCGGCCAGCCATTACGATGGGTTCCCTCAGTTAGAGAACGGGGTAGGGTTGACCAGACAGTTCTTAGATGACTTGGCCGCTTTGCCGTCCTCGATGATTGTGTCTGAGAACAAGCAGGATATTATGCTGGTAACCGGCGTGGCGGCTGCCAACACCATCCGGCAACTTGCTGACTGGTGTAACTGCGTCATGGGATGGAAAGCCCAGGTCACCATAGTACAGAATAGCTTCTGGGGCCCGAACGTCACCGCTGCCGGGCTCCTTACCGGCAGGGACGTGATCTGCGCCCTTCAATCAGCCTCGCCGGCAGATCACATTTTCTTACCGCAAGCAATGTTTTCTGCTGATGGATTAACCATCGACAATTTAAGTCTGCAAGAAATGGATCAGGCTCTGGGAGCCAGGCCCAAAATAGCACATTTGCCCTGCCAACTATGGCCACAGTTGGCTGAAAGGAGTGAACGGGATGACTAA
- a CDS encoding type 2 isopentenyl-diphosphate Delta-isomerase, producing MNPRQMVTNSIVRQRRKDQHLKLALKLSDGARGSLFGGISFQPEALPELSQQDIDITTEFCGMKFSAPLLINALTGGTRRGACINAQLAQVAKCSGLPMAVGSQRIALDDPRVASSFTIVRRIYPDGVIFANLGADSSADDARGAVEMLQAQGLQLHLNAAQELAMKEGDRSFYWGERIMAVSQQLPVPVIAKEVGCGITGVTARRLLELGVAAIDVSGSGGTNFVLIEHTRRDRSNSPLSGWGLSTARSLLDVLGANPKAEVCASGGIRSGLDMAKALALGAKICGVAKPLLQAVTVGGVKAGVCLVQRYLAELRTVMILVGAKDLPALRRKPLVFDCETWAYLQQLELTDVWTRK from the coding sequence ATGAACCCGAGACAGATGGTGACGAATAGCATAGTTCGGCAGAGGAGAAAAGACCAACATCTAAAACTGGCCCTGAAGCTCTCTGACGGTGCCAGAGGCAGTTTATTTGGCGGCATTAGTTTTCAGCCGGAGGCTTTACCTGAGTTATCACAACAGGACATCGACATTACGACAGAGTTTTGTGGTATGAAGTTTAGTGCCCCTCTGCTGATCAATGCCCTCACCGGCGGCACCCGCCGAGGTGCGTGCATTAATGCGCAGCTAGCACAGGTTGCTAAATGTTCTGGTTTGCCCATGGCTGTGGGGTCACAACGAATAGCTTTAGATGATCCGCGGGTTGCCTCCAGTTTTACTATAGTCCGCCGTATCTATCCTGACGGGGTGATTTTTGCCAATCTAGGTGCCGACAGCAGTGCAGACGATGCCCGCGGCGCAGTTGAAATGCTCCAAGCTCAGGGGTTACAGCTGCATCTGAATGCGGCTCAGGAGCTGGCTATGAAAGAAGGAGACCGTTCTTTCTATTGGGGCGAACGTATCATGGCCGTGTCCCAACAGCTGCCAGTCCCAGTTATTGCCAAAGAAGTCGGCTGTGGGATAACGGGAGTAACAGCCAGGCGTTTGCTTGAACTGGGTGTAGCAGCTATCGATGTGAGCGGCTCAGGCGGTACTAATTTTGTGCTTATAGAACACACCCGTCGAGATCGTTCAAATTCCCCGTTAAGCGGCTGGGGCTTGTCCACGGCACGAAGCTTACTAGACGTCCTGGGAGCCAATCCCAAGGCTGAAGTATGCGCGTCAGGGGGTATTAGAAGCGGTCTTGACATGGCTAAAGCTTTGGCCCTGGGTGCTAAGATCTGCGGTGTTGCCAAACCGCTGCTGCAGGCGGTGACAGTTGGTGGTGTTAAAGCCGGGGTGTGTTTGGTCCAGCGTTATCTGGCTGAGTTAAGAACGGTTATGATCTTAGTTGGAGCTAAGGATTTACCTGCTTTGCGAAGGAAACCTCTGGTATTTGACTGTGAGACCTGGGCCTATTTACAGCAGTTGGAATTGACTGACGTATGGACGCGCAAATAG
- a CDS encoding DUF3189 family protein translates to MLIFYCCYGRAHSSVVAAAIHLEILSPGTPRDIVKLQHFDQATAEDLGVPKLIGTDPDGNQIFILGGGAAGALVEEAIKSIFSLAGIDAHDILFVDLQPHLNFCTRLGGFLSRRLGFVYLGRRLAALGIWRALKRIKECVQQAKVQAEKVQSLDVQQENRA, encoded by the coding sequence ATGCTAATATTCTACTGCTGCTATGGGAGGGCCCACTCATCGGTAGTAGCCGCAGCTATACATCTAGAGATACTTTCACCAGGTACACCAAGGGATATTGTCAAGCTACAGCATTTCGACCAAGCAACTGCGGAAGATCTCGGAGTTCCCAAGTTAATTGGCACCGATCCCGATGGCAACCAAATCTTCATCCTGGGAGGCGGAGCGGCAGGCGCTCTAGTTGAGGAAGCCATCAAGAGCATTTTCTCGCTGGCAGGAATAGACGCTCATGATATCTTGTTTGTAGATCTACAACCCCACTTGAATTTCTGTACTCGTCTCGGTGGATTCTTATCGCGCCGCTTAGGATTCGTCTATTTGGGTCGTCGGCTCGCTGCCCTTGGAATTTGGCGGGCTCTAAAGCGGATCAAAGAGTGCGTACAGCAGGCTAAGGTGCAGGCGGAAAAAGTACAAAGCCTTGACGTGCAGCAGGAAAATAGAGCATAA
- a CDS encoding ribosome biogenesis GTPase Der, with product MTKPSVAIIGRPNVGKSTLFNRLIGMRLAIVEDEPGVTRDRLQALCDWNGREFTLIDTGGLQPATEEELYENVEEQAKQALFEADVLVFLLDGRDGITPGDWEIADLVRKSNKPVVLAVNKLDNVHQENKAVEFFALGLGDPIPVSALNGINTGDLLDQIVALLPPKKESPSPLKQLRIAIVGRPNVGKSSLVNKILGAERLVTSSIPGTTRDAVDVVFSFQGYRFIFVDTAGMRRRTRIKEKIEYYSSLRARRAIEHSDITVLVLEGLEGVTEMDQRIAGYAHEAGKGLIIAVNKWDLVKLDQEQFRYYQEEIRRRLSFCDYAPLVFLSALSGRNVERLLKTIIEVRESQTHTLPQAELNMLLRDLLAVTPLPQLKGQSTRIFNLTQLGISPPRFKLTVSNPKAIHFSYLRRVENRIRQLYRYPGTPIRLFAAEK from the coding sequence ATGACTAAACCATCAGTTGCCATTATCGGCCGACCCAACGTAGGTAAATCCACTCTTTTTAACCGACTGATCGGCATGAGATTGGCGATAGTAGAGGACGAACCCGGTGTGACCAGGGACCGTCTGCAGGCGCTGTGTGATTGGAACGGGCGCGAGTTTACTCTCATCGATACTGGTGGGCTGCAACCGGCTACTGAGGAAGAGTTATACGAGAATGTGGAAGAGCAAGCAAAACAAGCTCTGTTTGAAGCAGATGTACTGGTGTTCCTATTAGACGGTAGAGATGGAATCACACCTGGAGATTGGGAGATTGCCGATCTTGTACGCAAAAGTAACAAACCAGTGGTTCTGGCAGTGAACAAGCTGGACAACGTCCACCAAGAAAACAAAGCGGTGGAGTTTTTCGCCTTAGGGCTAGGTGATCCGATCCCTGTTTCGGCCCTGAACGGTATTAACACCGGCGACTTATTGGACCAGATTGTGGCCTTACTTCCACCGAAAAAAGAGTCACCGTCCCCGTTAAAACAGTTACGAATAGCCATTGTGGGTCGACCTAACGTGGGTAAGTCCTCACTGGTAAACAAGATTTTAGGTGCCGAGCGGCTGGTGACCAGTTCCATACCTGGAACTACCCGCGATGCAGTTGACGTTGTGTTCTCTTTCCAGGGCTATCGATTTATTTTTGTTGATACAGCTGGCATGCGACGCAGAACCCGGATTAAAGAAAAAATAGAATATTACAGTTCTTTAAGAGCACGACGGGCCATTGAACACTCGGATATCACTGTGCTGGTGCTGGAGGGCCTGGAAGGCGTGACTGAAATGGACCAACGGATTGCCGGCTATGCCCATGAGGCAGGTAAAGGCTTGATTATCGCCGTCAACAAGTGGGATCTAGTAAAACTCGATCAGGAACAGTTTCGGTACTACCAAGAGGAAATCAGGCGTCGGCTGTCCTTTTGTGATTATGCTCCGCTGGTCTTTTTGTCGGCGCTAAGCGGCCGCAATGTTGAGCGCTTACTAAAAACAATTATTGAGGTTCGGGAATCGCAAACGCATACGTTACCCCAAGCTGAACTGAACATGCTTCTTCGAGACCTTCTGGCGGTCACGCCCCTACCGCAGCTAAAAGGACAGAGCACCCGCATTTTCAACTTAACCCAGTTGGGTATTAGCCCACCGCGTTTTAAGTTGACTGTTAGTAATCCTAAGGCTATTCATTTCTCATATTTACGCCGGGTAGAAAACCGGATCCGGCAGCTGTACCGCTATCCCGGTACCCCAATAAGACTTTTTGCGGCGGAAAAATAG
- a CDS encoding DUF1614 domain-containing protein: protein MPTGLIVLVAITVLVYFGLLQRVLDRMHLTDKEALFFLALMILGAYINIPLWRRPSLTINVGGGLVPIILAGYVMSRVGTVQEWQRAVLATIITAIGIYTAGRLLPSEPGTMILDPTYLYALLGGTVAYLSGRSRRGAFIAGMLGVILSDLGHFVRLVMLRLPGRTVIGGAGAYDTVILSGMLAVSLAEIVGETREKLAGGSREEVFEHRLRRINAADKNKGDTRKGEGNG from the coding sequence GTGCCTACTGGCCTTATTGTCCTTGTCGCTATTACTGTCCTGGTTTATTTTGGGCTGCTTCAGCGAGTCTTAGATCGAATGCACCTGACTGATAAAGAAGCACTTTTTTTCTTAGCGCTCATGATTCTGGGAGCTTATATCAACATCCCCCTGTGGCGTCGACCATCTTTGACAATTAATGTTGGTGGAGGTTTAGTACCGATAATCCTCGCAGGTTATGTTATGAGCCGTGTTGGCACCGTGCAGGAGTGGCAACGGGCAGTGTTAGCCACTATTATCACCGCAATTGGTATTTATACGGCCGGGCGCCTACTACCTTCTGAACCGGGAACCATGATACTCGATCCGACTTACCTGTATGCTCTTCTCGGTGGTACAGTGGCCTACTTAAGTGGGCGCTCGCGGCGGGGAGCATTTATCGCCGGGATGTTAGGAGTAATCTTGTCTGATCTGGGTCACTTTGTCCGCTTAGTTATGCTGAGGCTTCCAGGTCGAACCGTCATCGGAGGAGCCGGTGCCTACGACACAGTCATCTTATCGGGGATGTTGGCGGTGAGCCTGGCTGAGATTGTGGGAGAAACAAGAGAAAAACTCGCCGGTGGTTCCCGGGAAGAAGTCTTCGAGCACCGTTTGCGTCGGATTAATGCAGCCGACAAGAACAAAGGCGATACAAGAAAAGGTGAGGGCAATGGGTAA
- a CDS encoding stage II sporulation protein P, translated as MGKGSRAMLVSMALVMALLLGSNKAWAHEERFDGHFSLIDPKGDVLFQTALAVSLGDEFIAEDNSHYRVANLEGDNAHCEYLGLATPSEAARSTWARYLPIPFWTTQAVGALRPPVVGIYHTHSDESYVPTDGSTSIFGKGGILKVGSVLSAALQKLGLNAIHDTSSHDPHDAMSYTRSRRTATQLLRRRPVALFDVHRDAVPRELYVASVKGQDVAKLTLVVGRENPKIKANLNFAKQLKELNDEENPGLIKGIFLARGTFNQDLFDRSILIEVGTHENSRPAAERGISLFAATVPRAVGTKGRPAQTQPAKVTQRTGSWSAVGWILVLLIVGGAAYLYLATGSWAELQRQVRRFLGRELKELRSRNRDSDDKP; from the coding sequence ATGGGTAAAGGCAGCCGAGCAATGTTGGTGTCGATGGCACTTGTTATGGCGCTGTTACTTGGCAGTAACAAAGCTTGGGCTCATGAGGAACGGTTCGATGGGCACTTTTCCCTTATTGATCCCAAAGGTGATGTCTTGTTTCAAACGGCCCTGGCCGTTTCATTAGGGGATGAATTCATCGCCGAAGACAACAGTCATTATCGCGTTGCCAACCTAGAGGGTGATAACGCTCATTGTGAATATCTGGGCCTGGCTACCCCCTCAGAAGCCGCCCGTTCTACCTGGGCTAGGTATCTACCTATCCCCTTCTGGACAACACAGGCAGTTGGGGCTCTGAGACCTCCGGTGGTGGGTATTTACCACACACATAGCGATGAATCATATGTCCCGACGGATGGATCGACTAGCATCTTTGGCAAAGGCGGAATTCTAAAAGTTGGGAGTGTGTTGAGCGCTGCCCTCCAAAAACTAGGTCTAAACGCTATCCACGATACCTCATCCCATGATCCACACGATGCCATGAGCTACACACGATCCCGCCGAACAGCTACTCAGCTGTTACGACGTCGCCCGGTAGCCTTGTTTGACGTACACCGTGATGCAGTGCCAAGAGAACTTTATGTGGCTTCTGTAAAGGGACAAGACGTGGCTAAACTCACGTTGGTGGTAGGACGGGAAAATCCTAAGATCAAAGCCAACTTGAACTTTGCCAAACAATTAAAAGAGCTTAACGATGAGGAAAACCCCGGACTCATTAAGGGCATTTTTCTGGCGCGGGGAACATTTAATCAGGATTTGTTTGACCGGTCTATCCTTATTGAAGTCGGTACCCATGAAAATAGCCGGCCCGCTGCAGAACGAGGAATTTCTTTATTTGCAGCTACAGTGCCACGGGCCGTAGGGACCAAAGGGCGACCGGCCCAAACTCAACCTGCGAAGGTAACACAGCGTACAGGTTCTTGGTCTGCTGTGGGGTGGATATTGGTACTTCTCATTGTTGGTGGTGCAGCGTATCTCTACCTAGCCACAGGCAGTTGGGCAGAATTACAGAGACAGGTCAGACGTTTTCTCGGTCGGGAATTGAAGGAATTGCGTAGCCGCAATAGAGATTCTGACGACAAACCCTAA
- a CDS encoding bifunctional 4-hydroxy-3-methylbut-2-enyl diphosphate reductase/30S ribosomal protein S1 translates to MKIIRADPCGFCPGVKRALTLAKQALANGTKVYSFGPLVHNEHVVAKLRNQGVEPIDRLMGVDSAALIIRAHGVSPETVAEARTCGFTLYDATCPRVRKVQELAAHLSGAGKTVVLVGESEHPEVKGIVAHAQGPGRIIVVGHADQVKSLSELPQTIELLAQTTQAPTSVQSVACALRNRGARVNIHDTLCDATTQRQMAAQALARRVDVMIVVGSNQSANTRRLVQICRAEGVPTYLVTSGEELDPKWFAGKETVGITAGASAPEEMIEEVYGRMTEDILKEEVQAVTEEEQVEAASETPKEEETAVQESPSAPAEAEAAEAAETTEATDAMEAMEAKETVEELYASSLLTLQEGQVVTGKVVRVDNDGVLVDVGYKSEGLIPLAELSDALFSSPEEVTQVGEEIKVAVLKVDAEGNNLLLSKRRADQEEAWELLKKHYENAEPIEGKVTEVVRGGLIVYLGLRAFMPASQVGLRYEADLSHYVGQTLKAKIIELEPARRRVILSHRAVLEEEREAKREALWAELEEGQIRHGKVTKLTDFGAFVDLGGAEGLVHISEMAWSRVRHPSEVVAEGEEVDVKVLRLDPERNRISLGLKQVKPDPWLEIRHNFPVATVHEGLVTNILDFGAFVKLMDGVEGLVHISQLAPRHVGHPTEIVEIGQQVKVKVLDINEDERRISLSIKQVPPELQILTPTEDGEDEIETADAVEADAPEEISPDNEPETDGDE, encoded by the coding sequence GTGAAGATTATTCGTGCGGACCCATGCGGGTTTTGTCCCGGTGTTAAGCGGGCGCTAACCCTGGCCAAGCAGGCTTTGGCTAATGGAACAAAAGTGTATAGCTTTGGCCCGTTAGTTCATAATGAACATGTAGTGGCCAAATTGCGTAATCAAGGAGTAGAACCTATTGATCGACTAATGGGCGTAGATTCGGCGGCATTGATAATTCGAGCGCATGGCGTCAGCCCGGAAACGGTTGCTGAAGCTCGAACCTGTGGTTTTACTCTTTATGATGCCACTTGTCCCCGGGTACGAAAAGTGCAGGAGTTGGCTGCGCATCTTAGCGGTGCAGGCAAGACAGTTGTGTTGGTGGGAGAGAGTGAGCATCCCGAAGTAAAAGGGATTGTCGCCCACGCCCAAGGTCCTGGTAGAATAATCGTAGTGGGGCATGCCGATCAGGTGAAGAGCCTGTCTGAACTGCCTCAGACCATAGAACTTTTGGCTCAAACAACACAGGCACCAACCAGCGTACAGTCCGTGGCCTGTGCACTGCGGAACCGAGGGGCCCGCGTGAATATCCATGACACATTATGTGATGCGACCACGCAGCGTCAGATGGCCGCGCAAGCTCTTGCGCGGCGTGTGGACGTTATGATAGTGGTAGGTAGTAACCAGAGCGCTAATACCCGCCGCCTGGTCCAAATTTGTCGGGCAGAGGGTGTTCCTACCTATCTGGTCACCAGCGGAGAAGAGCTTGATCCAAAGTGGTTTGCTGGCAAGGAGACGGTTGGAATAACGGCTGGTGCGTCGGCGCCTGAGGAAATGATCGAGGAGGTTTACGGCAGAATGACTGAAGACATTCTAAAGGAAGAGGTACAAGCGGTGACAGAAGAGGAACAAGTGGAAGCGGCGTCGGAAACGCCGAAGGAAGAGGAAACAGCAGTCCAGGAGTCTCCAAGTGCTCCTGCGGAAGCGGAAGCCGCGGAAGCCGCGGAAACCACAGAAGCCACCGATGCCATGGAAGCTATGGAAGCGAAGGAAACAGTTGAAGAACTGTATGCTAGCTCATTGCTTACCTTGCAGGAGGGCCAGGTTGTCACTGGAAAAGTAGTACGAGTGGACAACGATGGAGTACTCGTGGATGTTGGCTATAAATCAGAAGGGCTTATTCCTTTGGCAGAACTCAGCGATGCACTTTTCTCCAGCCCGGAAGAGGTTACTCAGGTTGGAGAAGAGATTAAAGTCGCTGTCCTGAAAGTGGATGCAGAAGGAAACAATCTTCTTTTGTCCAAGCGGCGAGCCGATCAAGAAGAAGCTTGGGAGCTGCTGAAAAAGCATTACGAGAATGCGGAACCAATAGAAGGTAAAGTTACAGAAGTTGTAAGGGGCGGCCTCATTGTTTACTTGGGATTAAGAGCGTTTATGCCAGCTTCCCAAGTGGGACTGCGCTACGAAGCGGATCTTTCACATTATGTAGGGCAGACTTTAAAGGCCAAGATTATTGAGTTAGAACCTGCTCGAAGGCGGGTAATACTATCGCATCGAGCTGTGCTGGAAGAAGAGAGGGAAGCCAAGCGGGAAGCCCTCTGGGCAGAACTGGAAGAAGGCCAAATACGACATGGAAAGGTAACCAAGCTTACTGATTTTGGTGCCTTTGTAGATTTAGGCGGGGCCGAAGGCTTGGTTCATATCTCAGAAATGGCCTGGTCTCGAGTTCGCCACCCGTCCGAAGTGGTAGCCGAGGGAGAAGAAGTAGATGTTAAGGTGTTGCGTCTGGATCCGGAACGGAATCGCATATCTTTAGGGCTTAAGCAAGTCAAACCAGATCCGTGGTTGGAAATCAGGCACAATTTCCCTGTGGCTACTGTTCACGAAGGTCTAGTTACCAACATTCTTGACTTCGGCGCTTTTGTCAAGCTAATGGATGGAGTGGAAGGGCTAGTCCATATTTCACAGTTGGCTCCACGTCACGTGGGTCATCCCACTGAGATAGTGGAAATTGGCCAACAAGTGAAAGTGAAAGTGCTTGATATTAACGAAGACGAAAGAAGAATTAGTCTGTCTATCAAGCAAGTACCTCCCGAATTACAGATATTGACTCCCACGGAAGATGGGGAAGACGAAATTGAGACTGCAGACGCTGTCGAAGCCGATGCCCCTGAAGAGATTAGTCCGGACAATGAACCCGAGACAGATGGTGACGAATAG